The following coding sequences are from one Primulina eburnea isolate SZY01 chromosome 15, ASM2296580v1, whole genome shotgun sequence window:
- the LOC140815541 gene encoding uncharacterized protein — MAGRPPRNNRNARDANQNNNPPPPRVNLSQEDMMAIATIVAATLQGFVNPLANAIQPPQEPQPRGIKYHYESLRRNRVPTFDGNPDPEVSHNWLKNVETQLHLLEIPEELKVEVVTPFLEDRARKWWETVSLPLAEVEDITWPIFKREFLKQYYPAEFRLQKLNEFENFRQSPDMTVMEYTSKFNDLGTYVPTIMSDETLKMHRFKKGLNSRIQSALAVYKPSSFADLMGAAMSAETDIKRREEENKNKRPMNNQSTQNNLKFKKPNYSGGSFKGSSGRTGNTEGKWCDTCHQKHIGECYRKTGACFKCGKVGHRIKDCPDNKDKGSGPSK, encoded by the coding sequence ATGGCAGGCAGACCACCCCGAAACAACCGTAACGCTCGAGACGCCAACCAAAACAATAATCCACCACCACCCCGAGTGAACCTTAGTCAAGAGGATATGATGGCAATAGCAACTATCGTCGCTGCAACATTACAAGGATTTGTGAATCCACTGGCCAATGCCATCCAACCACCCCAAGAACCTCAACCTCGTGGGATCAAGTATCACTACGAATCTCTGAGGAGGAATCGAGTTCCAACTTTTGATGGGAACCCAGACCCTGAAGTCAGTCACAACTGGCTCAAGAACGTGGAAACACAACTACATTTGCTAGAAATACCGGAAGAATTAAAAGTAGAAGTTGTAACCCCATTTTTGGAGGATCGAGCTAGGAAATGGTGGGAAACTGTGTCGCTACCTTTAGCAGAAGTAGAAGATATCACATGGCCAATTTTCAAGAGGGAATTCCTGAAACAATACTATCCGGCCGAGTTTCGTCTACAAAAGTTGAATGAGTTTGAGAATTTCAGACAGTCACCAGATATGACGGTAATGGAGTACACGTCAAAATTCAACGATTTGGGAACTTACGTCCCGACAATCATGTCAGATGAGACGTTAAAAATGCACCGTTTCAAGAAGGGACTCAACAGTCGAATTCAGTCGGCACTGGCAGTGTACAAACCAAGCAGCTTTGCAGACTTGATGGGCGCTGCAATGAGTGCAGAAACCGATATCAAGCGACGTGAAGAAGAAAACAAGAACAAGAGACCGATGAACAATCAATCCACACAGAATAATCTCAAGTTCAAGAAACCAAATTATTCAGGAGGGTCCTTCAAGGGAAGTTCTGGCAGGACTGGTAACACCGAAGGAAAATGGTGTGATACATGTCATCAAAAACATATTGGAGAATGTTATCGGAAGACAGGCGCTTGTTTCAAGTGCGGAAAGGTGGGCCATAGAATCAAAGACTGTCCAGACAACAAGGACAAAGGGTCGGGGCCCAGCAAATAA